A stretch of Anolis sagrei isolate rAnoSag1 chromosome X, rAnoSag1.mat, whole genome shotgun sequence DNA encodes these proteins:
- the NDUFB10 gene encoding NADH dehydrogenase [ubiquinone] 1 beta subcomplex subunit 10, producing MPSEPDKDVYREPPSRTPAPNPQTTAPNPLDFIETVFYYAVDRPVSLWREWIERQHAKNRIYYYHQKFPRIPDLTQCLEDDYVCFYEAEMQWKRDFLVDQEIVKIIQERLGACKQREGTSHLENCATELQQFKEVAQAYRDRYGELGAHGNARTCLMKQKHRMIAERKAAAAAAPEA from the exons ATGCCCTCGGAGCCGGACAAGGACGTCTACCGGGAGCCCCCCAGCCGCACCCCGGCTCCCAACCCCCAGACGACTGCCCCCAACCCCCTGGACTTCATCGAGACCGTCTTTTACTACGCCGTTGACCGTCCAGTCAGTCTCTGGAGAG AATGGATTGAGCGCCAGCACGCCAAGAATCGGATTTATTATTATCACCAGAAGTTCCCCCGCATCCCGGACCTGACACAGTGCTTGGAAGACGACTACGTCTGTTTCTATGAAGCGGAGATGCAGTGGAAGAGAGATTT TTTGGTTGACCAAGAAATTGTGAAAATCATCCAGGAGCGGCTGGGGGCTTGTAAGCAGCGAGAAGGCACTAGCCACCTCGAGAACTGTGCCACAGAGCTGCAGCAGTTCAAAGAGGTGGCCCAGGCCTATCGGGACAGAT ATGGTGAGCTTGGTGCCCACGGAAATGCTCGCACATGTTTAATGAAGCAGAAGCACCGGATGATCGCTGAAAGGaaggctgcagcagcagcagcaccagagGCATAA
- the RPS2 gene encoding small ribosomal subunit protein uS5: protein MADDAGAAGGAGGAGGGGGGGPAARGGFRGGFGSGGRGRGRGRGRGRGRGRGARGGKAEDKEWIPVTKLGRLVKDMKIKSLEEIYLFSLPIKESEIIDFFLGSSLKDEVLKIMPVQKQTRAGQRTRFKAFVAIGDYNGHVGLGVKCSKEVATAIRGAIILAKLSIVPVRRGYWGNKIGKPHTVPCKVTGRCGSVLVRLIPAPRGTGIVSAPVPKKLLMMAGIDDCYTSARGCTATLGNFAKATFDAISKTYSYLTPDLWKETVFTKSPYQEFTDHLAKTHATRVSVQRTQAAAVATT, encoded by the exons ATGGCGGACGACGCCGGTGCTGCGGGAGGAGCTGGAGGGGCTGGtggtggcggaggaggaggaccGGCGGCCCGAGGCGGCTTCCGGGGTGGCTTTGGCAGCGGAGGCAGAGGCCGGGGCCGCGGAAGGGGCAGAGGCCGGGGAAGAGGACGTGGGGCCCGTGGAGGCAAGGCAGAGGACAAAGAA TGGATTCCAGTCACCAAACTTGGTCGCTTGGTCAAAGACATGAAGATCAAGTCCCTGGAAGAGATCTACCTTTTCTCCCTTCCAATCAAG GAGTCTGAAATCATTGACTTTTTCCTGGGCTCCTCTCTGAAAGACGAGGTTCTGAAGATCATGCCGGTGCAGAAACAGACCCGTGCCGGTCAACGAACCAGGTTCAAG GCGTTTGTTGCCATCGGCGACTACAACGGCCACGTGGGCCTTGGTGTCAAATGCTCCAAAGAAGTGGCCACTGCCATCCGGGGGGCCATCATCTTGGCCAAGCTGTCCATCGTGCCAGTCAGGCGGGGCTACTGGGGCAACAAGATCGGCAAACCCCACACCGTGCCTTGCAAG GTCACCGGTCGATGTGGCTCAGTTCTAGTGCGCCTCATCCCTGCACCACGTGGTACCGGGATCGTTTCTGCCCCAGTTCCCAAGAAGCTGCTGATGATGGCTGGCATCGACGACTGCTACACCTCGGCCAGGGGCTGCACAGCTACCTTGGGCAACTTTG CCAAGGCCACTTTTGACGCCATCTCCAAGACGTACAGCTATCTGACCCCCGACCTCTGGAAGGAGACAGTCTTCACCAAATCTCCATATCAG GAGTTTACTGACCACCTGGCGAAGACCCATGCCACTCGAGTCTCTGTGCAGAGAACCCAGGCAGCCGCTGTGGCCACTACTTAA